The DNA region CATCAGCGGCATACGAACGTCCATCACTATCGCAGAGTAGATGTCCGCAGTACTCTTTTCAAACAGCTCAACAGCTGCTTTTCCGTTAGCTGCATGATCTACTTTGATATTCTCCATTTCAAGGATATCTGTCAGTATCTCAGCATTGATATCAACGTCCTCTGCCAGCAGTATACGCCGACCTTCCAGTCTTGCCCGTTCCTTTTCCTTGAATATGTTCAGATCGCTCTGCCTTGCTATCCGTGTCAGATCGTCATGAAGAGATGAAGCAAACAGCGGTTTTTCAAGGCAGCTGAACACTCCGACTTTGTTTGCTTCCTCGCGGATATCATCAAAGCTGTATGCTGTCATCGCAGCGACAATGCAGTTTCTGCCGTAACGGCTCAGTATCGCCGCAGCAGTTTCAGCTCCGTCCATTCCGGGCATATTCCAGTCCGTCAGCACGATATTGTAGGGCTGACCATTTTGAGACTGCTCCTCCATCATACGCAGTGCTTCCTCACCGCCTGTACAGATATCTGATTTTATACCGGCTTCTGAAAGCATCATTCGTGCGTGCTCTGCCTCGATGCGGTTATCATCAACCACCAGTATATTCACAGCCTCCAAGTCTAACACGCCTGATCCAATACTTTCTGAACTATCATCTACCATAAGCGGCAGCGTCACTATGAACTCGGTGCCTACTCCTTTTTTCGAAGTTACACTTATAGTGCCTTTCATCATCTCCACAAGCCTTTTTGTTATCGCCATACCCAGTCCGCTTCTTCCAAACCTCGATGTACTGTACTCACTTTGCATAGAAAAAGCGTCGAACATCTTTGAAAGAAAATCCTTATCCATGCCTATACCCGTGTCTTTTATCGAAAAGCACAGGTTCACTATGTCATCATTGGCTTCTATGATTTTCACCATCATCGTGACACTTCCCGGTGCCTCGGTAAATTTCTCAGCATTTGACAATATATTCCAGAGCACCAGTCTCAGCTTATTGTCATCGCCTATATAGGTGTCTTCCAGTTTCTGTGCAAGGAAAAATTCGTACCTTAGCCCCCTTTTTTCGCATTCCGACCTCATATTCCCATTTATCTGCTCCAGCATTACCCTCAGTGAGAACCTGTTCTCGTTTATCCTGTTCCGTCCCGATTCGATATTGCTCATAACCAGGATATTGTTTACGATGCCCAGCAGATGATGTGCGCTGGTACCTATTTTTTCAAAATATTTCCGTGTATCGGGATCAAGTTCTTTGTTTTTCAGCGCGAGATTCTCCAGTCCTATGATGGCATTTATGGGAGTTCGTATCTCGTGACTCATTCCCGCAAGTGAAGCTGACGTTGATCTTATCGTCGCCTCAGCCGAATCAAGTGCTGCTACAAGCGCCTCATTCTTTGCCATAGTCTCATGCATTTCCGAATCAACATTGGTAAATCCGACTATGATATACTGATCATCATTCTCCATACGGGATATCTTCATACTGTAATACACAGTTCCTTCTTCTGTGATACCTCGATAATTCAGCACAAATGTGTCCCTGACGCTCAGGGCTTTCATCAGATTCTTACGGTTCATCGCAGTGAGAAAAGCTTCTTTATCTTCATCGAACACACTCTCGCTGAGTTCTGCCTTGCAGTCGCTGAAAAAGTGCCAGCCTTGCCTTACTTCCGAAAGGGCAGTGCCATTCTTCTCCCTGCGGTACTCGGTAAATTCTTCCGAATCCGTATTTACGTAAAACATCAAAGTGAAATCACGGGCAAGGGTCTGGGCTATATGGTTGTACATCAGCCCCGAGCTTACTGCGCTTTCATAGGCTTCCTTTGTCAAAGCGTGTTCGCGGCGTATGCTCACAAGGTCGGTAATGTCCTGACACATTCCGACGATACAGATCCTTCCCGCCGTATCCTTGAATTTTAACTTTGTAGTCTGCAGCTGCTTCGGCTTTCCTGCTGCATCTAACACATCTTCATAGAAAACATAAGGCTTGCTCATTGAGACAGCTATCCTGTCATCCTCAACGAAATGAGCGGCTGTGACCTCATCAAATATCTGTGCATCGGTAAGACCAACAACTTCATCAGTGGTATCCTTGTGGGCGTACTCTGCAAAAGTACGGTTGCAGGCAAGATACTTTCCAGTAGATGCGTCTTTCATGAAAGACATCCCCGGCATATTATCGATCAGCGAAACAAATCTGTCTCTCAGTTCAGATAATTTTTCAGCCTCCGCCAGTTCTCTCCTGCGTTCCTCTTTCTCATCGTTTACAACAAATGCGTGCAGCAGACAAGTTCCCAGCATATACGCGATAGAATACAGCGGCAGATACGGGAACCACACCTGTATCAGCAGGAATACAGCCATGAATATACCAAAGGATGCTGATATTCTGAACCTTACGCCCTCCTCGGTGTTGTATCCTCTCCTTATCATCGAAATAAGAGCGAATCCTGCTATTATCAAAAGAAATACTATCTGGCAAACCAGCAAGATATATCTTGGCAGCAGAGGCGTGTACACACTTCTGCTGTCTACCGTGAAAAGCACGGGTCTGAAGATATTTATTACTGTCAGGCATGTTATCACACCTGCTATGCCCCTGCCAATGTATATCAGAAAACGTCCGAAAAGGCTTTTTTCGTTCAGGTAAGCAACATTGTACTCCGCCCAGAAAGATATGCCCGACGCCATAGCTATAAAATACAAAGTAGTATCGACAAAAAGTGCTTTTGATAGCTTCTGATTTTCCAGTATGCCCCACAGTATGTCGCTGACATAATACATCAGCACTGCAAACAGGAATTTTCTGTAAACGTTCCATGCGGGCTTATCATACAGCTCCCTGGACAACAGTATATCCCAGTTGACAATGAGCAGTACCAGAGCCGCCAGTACACCTATCGCAGAATAATACATATATATTTAACCTCTCTGCTTTTTCTTCTCTTTCAGATAACTCTTGTTTTCATACATTCTCTGATCTGCAAGCTCATAAACCTGGGCCACTTTTTCATTATGATCGTACCGTGCCATTCCCAACGCAACAACGATCCCGCCTGTCAGTATGGCTTCATCGTTATGATCGTTCAATATCTTTAAGAGTTCTTCAATGCGTTCATAGTCATCGCCCTGCGAAAGCACAGCAAATTCGTCTCCACC from Ruminococcus albus AD2013 includes:
- a CDS encoding response regulator, with the protein product MYYSAIGVLAALVLLIVNWDILLSRELYDKPAWNVYRKFLFAVLMYYVSDILWGILENQKLSKALFVDTTLYFIAMASGISFWAEYNVAYLNEKSLFGRFLIYIGRGIAGVITCLTVINIFRPVLFTVDSRSVYTPLLPRYILLVCQIVFLLIIAGFALISMIRRGYNTEEGVRFRISASFGIFMAVFLLIQVWFPYLPLYSIAYMLGTCLLHAFVVNDEKEERRRELAEAEKLSELRDRFVSLIDNMPGMSFMKDASTGKYLACNRTFAEYAHKDTTDEVVGLTDAQIFDEVTAAHFVEDDRIAVSMSKPYVFYEDVLDAAGKPKQLQTTKLKFKDTAGRICIVGMCQDITDLVSIRREHALTKEAYESAVSSGLMYNHIAQTLARDFTLMFYVNTDSEEFTEYRREKNGTALSEVRQGWHFFSDCKAELSESVFDEDKEAFLTAMNRKNLMKALSVRDTFVLNYRGITEEGTVYYSMKISRMENDDQYIIVGFTNVDSEMHETMAKNEALVAALDSAEATIRSTSASLAGMSHEIRTPINAIIGLENLALKNKELDPDTRKYFEKIGTSAHHLLGIVNNILVMSNIESGRNRINENRFSLRVMLEQINGNMRSECEKRGLRYEFFLAQKLEDTYIGDDNKLRLVLWNILSNAEKFTEAPGSVTMMVKIIEANDDIVNLCFSIKDTGIGMDKDFLSKMFDAFSMQSEYSTSRFGRSGLGMAITKRLVEMMKGTISVTSKKGVGTEFIVTLPLMVDDSSESIGSGVLDLEAVNILVVDDNRIEAEHARMMLSEAGIKSDICTGGEEALRMMEEQSQNGQPYNIVLTDWNMPGMDGAETAAAILSRYGRNCIVAAMTAYSFDDIREEANKVGVFSCLEKPLFASSLHDDLTRIARQSDLNIFKEKERARLEGRRILLAEDVDINAEILTDILEMENIKVDHAANGKAAVELFEKSTADIYSAIVMDVRMPLMDGLEAARVIRAMDREDAKRIPIIALTANAFDEDVQLSMQAGMNEHLTKPVEAEHLIRVLGELIFDSERSLGKNV